A region of Ictidomys tridecemlineatus isolate mIctTri1 chromosome 4, mIctTri1.hap1, whole genome shotgun sequence DNA encodes the following proteins:
- the Nkapd1 gene encoding uncharacterized protein NKAPD1 isoform X2, which translates to MSRVPLGKVLLRNVIRHTDAHNKIQEESDMWKIRELEKQMEDAYQGTKRKMLPSSSSRMRSDGFDEESQRDYWRPKNEIAGTLEDDFLKAKSWNKKLYDYEANMPDRWGHSGYKELYPEEFETDSDQQDITNGKKTSPQVKSSTHESRKHKKSKKSHKKKQKKRSHKKQKKSKKEATDVTADSSSEYSEEIGASSTRKRKQPHKRKKKSRKKSLKKSALFVAAESDISQSDDSASSSSEESEERDNEKTKRKKREKNVHIPIVNNEIQERTNKRTNWKVATDERSAESSEDD; encoded by the exons ATGTCTCGGGTTCCATTGGGGAAAGTCCTCCTGAGGAATGTCATCCGGCATACAGATGctcacaataag attCAGGAGGAGTCAGATATGTGGAAAATAAGAGAACTAGAGAAACAGATGGAGGATGCTTACCAGGGGACGAAAAGGAAAATGTTACCCAGCAGTTCAAG tCGGATGCGTAGTGATGGTTTTGATGAAGAAAGTCAAAGAGACTACTGGAGGCCAAAGAATGAAATTGCTGGGACTCTGGAAGATGATTTTCTGAAAGCTAAATCCTGGAATAAGAAGCTATATGATTATGAAGCTAACATGCCAGACAG ATGGGGTCACAGTGGTTATAAAGAATTGTACCCTGAAGAGTTTGAAACAGACAG TGATCAGCAAGATATTaccaatgggaaaaaaacatcTCCCCAGGTAAAATCATCTACTCACGAATCCCGCAAACATAAGAAGTCAAAGAAATCTcacaaaaagaagcagaaaaaaagatcacacaagaaacagaagaaaagcaaGAAGGAAGCCACAGATGTAACAGCAGATTCCTCAAGCGAGTACTCAGAAGAAATTGGGGCTTCTAGtaccaggaaaagaaaacaaccacATAAGCGCAAGAAAAAATCTAGGAAAAAGTCTCTCAAAAAATCTGCTTTATTTGTAGCGGCAGAAAGTGACATTTCCCAGTCAGATGATTCAGCATCCAGCAGTTCTGAGGAGAGTGAGGAAAGAGACAATgagaaaaccaaaaggaaaaagagagagaaaaatgtccATATCCCCATAGTTAACAATGAAATACAGGAGAGGACAAACAAACGCACAAATTGGAAAGTGGCTACAGATGAAAGGTCTGCGGAGAGCTCAGAGGATGACTAA
- the Nkapd1 gene encoding uncharacterized protein NKAPD1 isoform X1, with amino-acid sequence MSRVPLGKVLLRNVIRHTDAHNKIQEESDMWKIRELEKQMEDAYQGTKRKMLPSSSSRMRSDGFDEESQRDYWRPKNEIAGTLEDDFLKAKSWNKKLYDYEANMPDRWGHSGYKELYPEEFETDSSDQQDITNGKKTSPQVKSSTHESRKHKKSKKSHKKKQKKRSHKKQKKSKKEATDVTADSSSEYSEEIGASSTRKRKQPHKRKKKSRKKSLKKSALFVAAESDISQSDDSASSSSEESEERDNEKTKRKKREKNVHIPIVNNEIQERTNKRTNWKVATDERSAESSEDD; translated from the exons ATGTCTCGGGTTCCATTGGGGAAAGTCCTCCTGAGGAATGTCATCCGGCATACAGATGctcacaataag attCAGGAGGAGTCAGATATGTGGAAAATAAGAGAACTAGAGAAACAGATGGAGGATGCTTACCAGGGGACGAAAAGGAAAATGTTACCCAGCAGTTCAAG tCGGATGCGTAGTGATGGTTTTGATGAAGAAAGTCAAAGAGACTACTGGAGGCCAAAGAATGAAATTGCTGGGACTCTGGAAGATGATTTTCTGAAAGCTAAATCCTGGAATAAGAAGCTATATGATTATGAAGCTAACATGCCAGACAG ATGGGGTCACAGTGGTTATAAAGAATTGTACCCTGAAGAGTTTGAAACAGACAG TAGTGATCAGCAAGATATTaccaatgggaaaaaaacatcTCCCCAGGTAAAATCATCTACTCACGAATCCCGCAAACATAAGAAGTCAAAGAAATCTcacaaaaagaagcagaaaaaaagatcacacaagaaacagaagaaaagcaaGAAGGAAGCCACAGATGTAACAGCAGATTCCTCAAGCGAGTACTCAGAAGAAATTGGGGCTTCTAGtaccaggaaaagaaaacaaccacATAAGCGCAAGAAAAAATCTAGGAAAAAGTCTCTCAAAAAATCTGCTTTATTTGTAGCGGCAGAAAGTGACATTTCCCAGTCAGATGATTCAGCATCCAGCAGTTCTGAGGAGAGTGAGGAAAGAGACAATgagaaaaccaaaaggaaaaagagagagaaaaatgtccATATCCCCATAGTTAACAATGAAATACAGGAGAGGACAAACAAACGCACAAATTGGAAAGTGGCTACAGATGAAAGGTCTGCGGAGAGCTCAGAGGATGACTAA
- the Nkapd1 gene encoding uncharacterized protein NKAPD1 isoform X3, producing MSSGIQMLTIRWEIQEESDMWKIRELEKQMEDAYQGTKRKMLPSSSSRMRSDGFDEESQRDYWRPKNEIAGTLEDDFLKAKSWNKKLYDYEANMPDRWGHSGYKELYPEEFETDSSDQQDITNGKKTSPQVKSSTHESRKHKKSKKSHKKKQKKRSHKKQKKSKKEATDVTADSSSEYSEEIGASSTRKRKQPHKRKKKSRKKSLKKSALFVAAESDISQSDDSASSSSEESEERDNEKTKRKKREKNVHIPIVNNEIQERTNKRTNWKVATDERSAESSEDD from the exons ATGTCATCCGGCATACAGATGctcacaataaggtgggag attCAGGAGGAGTCAGATATGTGGAAAATAAGAGAACTAGAGAAACAGATGGAGGATGCTTACCAGGGGACGAAAAGGAAAATGTTACCCAGCAGTTCAAG tCGGATGCGTAGTGATGGTTTTGATGAAGAAAGTCAAAGAGACTACTGGAGGCCAAAGAATGAAATTGCTGGGACTCTGGAAGATGATTTTCTGAAAGCTAAATCCTGGAATAAGAAGCTATATGATTATGAAGCTAACATGCCAGACAG ATGGGGTCACAGTGGTTATAAAGAATTGTACCCTGAAGAGTTTGAAACAGACAG TAGTGATCAGCAAGATATTaccaatgggaaaaaaacatcTCCCCAGGTAAAATCATCTACTCACGAATCCCGCAAACATAAGAAGTCAAAGAAATCTcacaaaaagaagcagaaaaaaagatcacacaagaaacagaagaaaagcaaGAAGGAAGCCACAGATGTAACAGCAGATTCCTCAAGCGAGTACTCAGAAGAAATTGGGGCTTCTAGtaccaggaaaagaaaacaaccacATAAGCGCAAGAAAAAATCTAGGAAAAAGTCTCTCAAAAAATCTGCTTTATTTGTAGCGGCAGAAAGTGACATTTCCCAGTCAGATGATTCAGCATCCAGCAGTTCTGAGGAGAGTGAGGAAAGAGACAATgagaaaaccaaaaggaaaaagagagagaaaaatgtccATATCCCCATAGTTAACAATGAAATACAGGAGAGGACAAACAAACGCACAAATTGGAAAGTGGCTACAGATGAAAGGTCTGCGGAGAGCTCAGAGGATGACTAA
- the Timm8b gene encoding mitochondrial import inner membrane translocase subunit Tim8 B: MAELGEADEAELQRLVAAEQQKAQFTAQVHHFMELCWDKCVEKPGNRLDSRTENCLSSCVDRFIDTTLAITSRFAQIVQKGGQ; the protein is encoded by the exons ATGGCGGAGCTTGGGGAGGCGGACGAAGCGGAGTTACAGCGCCTGGTGGCCGCTGAACAGCAGAAAGCGCAGTTCACTGCACAG GTGCATCACTTCATGGAGCTATGTTGGGATAAATGTGTGGAGAAGCCAGGGAATCGCCTAGACTCTCGAACTGAAAATTGTCTCTCTAGCTGTGTGGACCGCTTCATTGACACTACTCTTGCCATCACCAGTCGGTTTGCCCAGATTGTACAGAAAGGAGGGCAGTAG
- the Sdhd gene encoding succinate dehydrogenase [ubiquinone] cytochrome b small subunit, mitochondrial isoform X2, with protein sequence MAVLLRLGVLCGAQGGRALFLRTPLVRPAHISAFLQDRLTPGWTGTQHIHLSPNRHWALDKLSLIMFMGMHHRKLPRQAFWHSQL encoded by the exons ATGGCGGTTCTCTTGAGGCTCGGTGTCCTCTGCGGTGCTCAAGGAGGCCGAG CTCTGTTCCTCCGAACCCCATTGGTCAGACCTGCTCACATCTCAGCATTTCTCCAGGACCGACTTACCCCAGGATGGACTGGAACACAGCACATTCACCTGTCACCAAACCGCCATT gGGCCTTGGACAAGTTGTCACTGATTATGTTCATGGGGATGCATCACAGAAAGCTGCCAAGGCAGGCCTTTTGGCACTCTCAGCTTTAA
- the Sdhd gene encoding succinate dehydrogenase [ubiquinone] cytochrome b small subunit, mitochondrial isoform X1 — MAVLLRLGVLCGAQGGRALFLRTPLVRPAHISAFLQDRLTPGWTGTQHIHLSPNRHSGSKAASLHWTSERVVSVLLLGLLPAAYLNPCSAMDYSLAAVLTLHSHWGLGQVVTDYVHGDASQKAAKAGLLALSALTFAGLCYFNYHDVGICKAVAMLWKL, encoded by the exons ATGGCGGTTCTCTTGAGGCTCGGTGTCCTCTGCGGTGCTCAAGGAGGCCGAG CTCTGTTCCTCCGAACCCCATTGGTCAGACCTGCTCACATCTCAGCATTTCTCCAGGACCGACTTACCCCAGGATGGACTGGAACACAGCACATTCACCTGTCACCAAACCGCCATT CTGGTTCCAAGGCTGCATCTCTTCACTGGACTAGTGAGAGGGTTGTCAGTGTTTTGCTACTGGGCCTGCTTCCAGCTGCATATTTGAATCCTTGCTCTGCAATGGACTACTCCTTGGCTGCAGTCCTCACTCTTCATAGTCACTG gGGCCTTGGACAAGTTGTCACTGATTATGTTCATGGGGATGCATCACAGAAAGCTGCCAAGGCAGGCCTTTTGGCACTCTCAGCTTTAACCTTTGCTGGGCTTTGTTATTTCAACTATCATGACGTGGGCATCTGCAAAGCTGTTGCCATGCTGTGGAAGCTTTGA